The following DNA comes from Enterocloster bolteae.
GATTCTGTACCGTGTAGTACAGATGATCAATAATGAAAAGTGGGTAGCAATGTCCTCCGATGTAAAAGGCGAAATTTACGAAGGCTTATTGCAGAAGAATGCAGAAGATATCAAAAGCGGAGCAGGACAATACTTTACACCTCGTCCGCTGATTCGTGCTATGGTGCGTTGTCTGCGTCCAGAGCCGATGAAAACCATTGCTGATCCCTGCTGCGGAAGCGGTGGATTTTTCCTTGCAGCTCAGTCTTTCCTTGCTGATCCGAACAATTATGCGTTAGATAGGGAGCAGAAGGGATTTTTGAAAAATGAAACTTTTTACGGAAATGAAATTGTTCCGGCAACATATAAAACGGCGCTAATGAACCTGTATTTACACAATATTGGTGATATTTATGGAAATGTTCCGATTACGTTGGGCGATGCGTTGCTGACAGATCCAGGATATCGTGTAGACTATGTGATGACCAATCCGCCGTTCGGCAAAAAGTCCTCTATCACCTTTACAAATGAAGAAGGGGAACAGGAAGACGAAGATCTCGTTTATAATCGACAGGATTTTTGGACAACCAGCTCGAATAAACAGCTTAATTTCGTGCAGCACATTAATACAATTCTTAAAGCGACAGGGAAAGCGGCAGTTGTTGTGCCGGATAATGTTCTGTTTGAAGGCGGTGCAGGGGAAGTCGTTCGGAAAAAACTGCTGGAAACAACGGATTTGCATACCATTCTTCGATTGCCTACTGGTATTTTTTATAAACCTGGTGTAAAAGCGAATGTTTTGTTTTTTGATAAACGTCCTGCTAGTGCGCAGCGTCAGACAAAAGAGGTATGGATTTATGATTTACGTACAAACATCCATTTTACCCTCAAACAGCATCCAATGACTGATGCTGATCTGGAAGATTTCGTTTGTTGTTATCATCCAGAAAACAGATATGAACGTACAGAAACCTATTCGGCAGATAATCCAGATGGTCGTTTTCGTAAGTTTTCAATAGAAGAAATTATGGAAAGAGATAAGACAAGTTTGGATATTTTCTGGATTAAAGATAAGTCATTAGCAGATCTTGATAATCTTCCATCTCCAGATGAGCTAGCCAATGATATCATTGAAAATTTACAAAGTGCGTTGGACAGTTTTACTGCTTTGCAGGCACAGTTGAATAAAGGTTAAATTTCATGACCGTACTGTTTTTACTGTGCGGTCTTTTCGTTACATCAATTTCGTTAAGGACATTATGCAAAAGGTTTTCGTTTTTTTTGATTTTTTGCGTGGATATGTGATAAAATAATAGAAACAGATAGAAGGGAAGTGTATTTATGGCATATACAATCGAAAAGAAATATTCTATCAAAGAAACAACAAAAGTTGGTCGTGAAAAAATTGTGAATGACGCTTTGGCGATTGCGACATTGGATGCAGATGCTCCAACAGAAAGAACCATGAATTTGGTACAAGAATATATTGATGGGAAAAAAGAAATTTCTGAAATCTTAAAGGAAACCATTGCTTATTATCAGGAGCAGGCAAAACATTGCAATAATTAAGGCGGTGGAGAAATGAAGGACTTTTATTTATATGATGATGTCCCTGTATTAAGAAATTTGCTGAATATCAAAGATGAAAAATTGTTGGAGGAAGCAGAAAGCAATATTACATATGTAAAGTTGCTTGACATCGATGATAAGATTTGTGGCGATGCGTTTGATTATCAGCGTATTAAGGACATTCATACATATATTTTTGGGGATTTATATGAGTGGGCAGGAAAAGAACGAGGTATCAATATTGTAAAAGGTGAAAGGGTATTAGGCGGTGATACTGTCAGATATGCGGACACAAATAGCATCGAACCCGAAATGGAAGCAGCACTAAAGGAGCTGAATCAAGTTAAGTGGGAAGTGTTAGATATCTCTGAAACAGCGGAGTTGTTCTCTAAATTGATTGCAAAAATATGGCAAATACATCCTTTCAGAGAGGGTAATACTCGTACTATCATCACATTT
Coding sequences within:
- a CDS encoding HsdM family class I SAM-dependent methyltransferase; its protein translation is MLEQTTTIISKVWGMCNPLRDDGVSYGDYLEQLTYLIFLKMSDEYAKPPYKRDTGIPSGYTWSDMNTLKGAELEDQYKATLEKLGEQAGILGQIFKGAVNKISNAAILYRVVQMINNEKWVAMSSDVKGEIYEGLLQKNAEDIKSGAGQYFTPRPLIRAMVRCLRPEPMKTIADPCCGSGGFFLAAQSFLADPNNYALDREQKGFLKNETFYGNEIVPATYKTALMNLYLHNIGDIYGNVPITLGDALLTDPGYRVDYVMTNPPFGKKSSITFTNEEGEQEDEDLVYNRQDFWTTSSNKQLNFVQHINTILKATGKAAVVVPDNVLFEGGAGEVVRKKLLETTDLHTILRLPTGIFYKPGVKANVLFFDKRPASAQRQTKEVWIYDLRTNIHFTLKQHPMTDADLEDFVCCYHPENRYERTETYSADNPDGRFRKFSIEEIMERDKTSLDIFWIKDKSLADLDNLPSPDELANDIIENLQSALDSFTALQAQLNKG
- a CDS encoding Fic/DOC family protein, with protein sequence MKDFYLYDDVPVLRNLLNIKDEKLLEEAESNITYVKLLDIDDKICGDAFDYQRIKDIHTYIFGDLYEWAGKERGINIVKGERVLGGDTVRYADTNSIEPEMEAALKELNQVKWEVLDISETAELFSKLIAKIWQIHPFREGNTRTIITFATQFSEKHGFRMNKALLKDNSEYVRDALVKASDGMYSEYEYLIRIIQDAILKG